From Companilactobacillus heilongjiangensis, one genomic window encodes:
- a CDS encoding AraC family transcriptional regulator, producing MEEFDLQSLLSSNEKVIIRLLQSYAQTNDIAVFVLGTDDHLQAGIFGDLAEGSALTRMNKMTDLSKLSVNKFKYNLEYADAPLRISSINQRVGKVCVAKDIQKGTNEEHLRAMQQLQEHVLFLRNMAESVAKLIIKDRGIDNFVIRYSLDVNEAMDELADSEGHALQQIKVMSTSNSSIISAIEYIDSNLNKRLTLDQVSSKVYLSDYYFSKLFKRETGLSFSVYLNARKIQKAMLLLKESDKSVNDISDSLGFTRLSYFSQTFKKYTGVAPTKYRTEGK from the coding sequence ATGGAAGAATTTGATTTACAGTCTTTATTATCTAGCAATGAAAAAGTGATTATCCGCTTGTTGCAGTCTTACGCACAAACAAATGACATCGCTGTATTTGTCTTGGGCACAGACGACCATTTACAGGCGGGTATATTTGGTGACTTGGCAGAAGGCAGTGCTTTGACCAGGATGAATAAAATGACTGACTTATCCAAATTAAGTGTCAATAAATTTAAGTATAATTTAGAATACGCTGATGCACCGTTACGAATCAGTAGTATCAATCAACGAGTGGGTAAAGTCTGCGTGGCTAAGGATATTCAAAAGGGTACGAATGAAGAACATCTTCGTGCCATGCAGCAATTACAGGAACATGTTCTTTTTTTGCGTAATATGGCAGAAAGCGTTGCCAAATTGATTATTAAAGATCGGGGAATCGATAACTTTGTTATTAGATATTCCTTAGATGTCAACGAGGCAATGGATGAATTGGCGGATAGTGAGGGGCATGCTTTGCAACAAATCAAAGTCATGTCAACGTCAAATAGCTCTATCATTTCAGCAATCGAATATATTGATAGCAATTTGAATAAGCGACTAACATTGGATCAGGTGTCTAGTAAAGTTTATTTATCGGATTACTATTTTAGCAAATTGTTTAAGCGTGAAACTGGTTTGAGCTTTTCCGTTTATTTGAATGCCCGTAAAATTCAAAAGGCAATGCTGCTGTTGAAGGAGTCAGACAAGAGTGTCAACGACATTTCCGATTCACTGGGATTCACACGTCTGAGTTATTTCAGTCAGACATTCAAAAAATACACTGGGGTCGCACCAACAAAGTATCGTACTGAGGGTAAGTAG